The Salvelinus sp. IW2-2015 linkage group LG15, ASM291031v2, whole genome shotgun sequence genome includes a region encoding these proteins:
- the LOC111974999 gene encoding T-box-containing protein TBX6L-like, giving the protein MQSIRDMKSNFSTPSSSIPGGPDAYRQGNIRMTLENPELWKSFXEIGTEMIITKPGRRMFPHCKINLSGLIPCSKYILLVDMIPVDGFRYKWNKEKWEVTGKAEPQPPCRTYLHPDSPAPGSHWMKQSVSFLKLKLTNNTLDQHGHIILHSMHCYQPRFHIVQAEDMYSVRWSVFQTFTFSETSFTSVTAYQNTKITKLKIDHNPFAKGFXDEGTNTKKRANRIPASTEKKAKEMDYLSKDSYEDSPSSLXMSSYEGYEGERAELTERKEEEVVEEEHYSPWGPEREHGLHDQTDTPPGPDVRDMYNAEQLVPAPASYQPYRFHKYGRSPSPSSNLSSSNXGSGRASFESRVPDVATVPEHEASKPSVHEIRPSPCGPQPLAGHPPDYTGVLNMAQAGKPGVLSHHIYSPYGTEQTLGQWSSPSHAQYPPPHHLPTDYSTPAVHHGYHHGNVAEWSQYPLFSYSCW; this is encoded by the exons ATGCAGTCCATCAGAG ACATGAAGTCCAACTTTAGTACTCCGTCGTCCTCTATTCCCGGTGGTCCCGATGCTTATCGCCAAGGCAACATCAGGATGACTCTGGAGAACCCAGAACTCTGGAAGTCCTTCKATGAAATAGGAACAGAGATGATTATCACTAAACCAGGCAG gagaatgtttcCACACTGTAAAATCAACCTTTCTGGACTAATTCCATGTTCCAAGTACATCTTGTTGGTTGACATGATACCTGTGGATGGTTTCAGGTATAAG TGGAATAAAGAGAAATGGGAAGTGACTGGGAAGGCGGAGCCGCAGCCTCCTTGTCGGACGTACCTGCACCCAGACTCTCCGGCCCCTGGGAGCCACTGGATGAAACAGTCGGTGTCCTTCCTCAAGCTCAAGCTCACCAACAACACTCTGGACCAACATGGCCAT atcaTTTTGCATTCCATGCACTGCTATCAGCCGCGCTTCCACATTGTCCAGGCAGAAGACATGTACAGTGTACGCTGGAGTGTCTTCCAGACCTTCACCTTCTCTGAGACCTCCTTCACCTCAGTCACCGCTTACCAGAACACTAAG ATAACAAAGCTGAAGATTGACCACAACCCATTTGCGAAAGGCTTCKGAGACGAAGGAACTAATACAAAAAA GCGTGCTAACAGAATCCCAGCCTCAACAGAGAAAAAAGCAAAGGAAATGGATTATCTAAGCAAAGACTCATATGAGGACAGCCCTTCAA GCTTAKACATGTCATCATATGAGGGATACGAAGGAGAGCGGGCAGAACTCactgagagaaaagaggaggaagtgGTGGAAGAGGAGCACTACTCCCCCTGGGGGCCTGAGAGGGAGCATGGACTCCACgaccagacagacacaccccCTGGACCCGACGTCAGGGACATGTACAATGCAGAGCAGCTAGTACCAGCCCCAGCTTCATACCAGCCTTACAG gttCCATAAATACGGGaggtctccatctccctcctccaacCTGAGCAGCAGCAATGMCGGTTCTGGACGGGCCAGCTTTGAGTCCAGAGTCCCTGATGTAGCCACAGTCCCAGAGCATGAGGCCTCCAAGCCCTCTGTTCATGAGATTAGACCATCTCCCTGTGGCCCGCAGCCCCTTGCAGGACATCCTCCGGACTACACAGGGGTGCTTAACATGGCCCAAGCAGGCAAGCCAGGGGTCCTCAGCCACCACATCTACAGCCCTTACGGCACAGAGCAGACCCTGGGCCAGTGGAGCAGCCCCAGCCATGCCCAGTACCCTCCCCCTCACCACCTGCCCACTGACTACAGTACCCCGGCTGTGCACCACGGATATCACCATGGCAACGTGGCTGAGTGGAGCCAGTACCCACTCTTCTCCTACTCATGCTGGTGA